AGATTAGTCAttttttatgaatgttgttTGCTTCATGAACGCCCTACCCTGAAGACGATTGGTGCAACTGAGGAGAGGGGTGGTTTATATGCAGTGATAGATCCAGCAGTCAAGGTCAAGCATCCACCAGTTGAAGACAACATCAAGACTCAAGCCTCTCATTTCAATTTCTGCCAATTTGATTGTAATTTGTGGCATTTGCGATTAGGACACACTTCTTCTAAGAAGTTAGCTATTCCTCAGAAAATTTTCCCTTTTATTACTTGTAAGCATATTACTTCTCCTTGTGATACTTGCCATAtggcaaaacaaaaaaaactgtCTTTTCCAAATAGTGTAACATTGTCTTCTGAGATTTTTGATCTTATTCACACTGATATTTGGGGTCCCATTGCAACTGTGTCTACTTCTGGTCATCgatatttttttgtcaattgtTGATGATAAATCTAGATTCACTTGGATTTATTTCATGAAACAAAAGTCAGAAACTTCCAGTTTGATTCAGTCTTTCATAGCTTATGTTCAAACTCAGTTTCATAGAAAAGTTAAAACCATTCGATCAGATAATGGATTGGAGTTTCAAATGCTAGATTTTTATGCTAAACAGGGCATTATTCATCAAACTTCTTGTCCATATACTCCACAACAGAATGGAGTGGTGGAGAGGAAGCATCAACATTTGTTAGAAGTCACTAGAGCTTTGTTTTTTCAGTCACATGTGCCTAAAACTCTATGGCATTTTGCAATGGCACATGCAGTTTACATTATTAACAGGTTGCCATCAGTAAAGTTACAATCTCAATCTCCTTTTCAAATTCTCTACAATGCTTTACCTGACTTCGAGCATCTTAAAATCATTGGCTGTCTTTGCTATGTTTCTTCTTTGCCAGTTCATAGAGGTAAATTAGATCCTAGGTCCCATAAATCAGTTTTCTTAGGTTATAAATCAGGGGTCAAGGGTTACATTACTCTAAATCTTACAACCAAGGAAGTCACAATTTCTAGGCATGTGCATTTTCATGAGCACATTTATCCTTTTGTTGACAAAACTGTTTCTTTAGTCCCAAGTGAACTACCGGTTGTTCCTGTGTTTCCTAAGACCACTTCTCTGGACTTATCTTATTCTGATGACCAACCACAAAATCATACTAAGGCAGAACAATTGAATGAGGAGATTCTTATACCTGAACTAAGAAGATCTATGAGGCAAAGAGTAGCACCACAGCGGCTGGCAGATTATTACTGCAACTTGACCACCACCTCAGCCGCACCATCTTCTTCTATTGTCAGGTATCCTCTTACCAATCACATGACATATTCACATTTATCTAAACCTCACCAGAATTATTCTTTAGCTATATCTGCTGTGATAGAACCAAAAACATACAAAGAGGCCATTACACAGCCATGTTGGAAAGAAGCTATCAATTCTGAGTTGCAGGCTTTGCATAACACTCATACTTGGGTTTTAACTCCTCTTCCTGTAAGTAAGAAGACTATTGGctgtaaatgggtttttagagTAAAACACAGGGCAGATGGTACAGTTGAAAGTTGCAAAGCTAGGTTAGTAACTAAAGGATTCACACAAACTGAAGGCATTGATTTTCCGGAAACTTTCAGTCCAGTGGTGAAGATGACAACAGTCAGAGTTATTTTAGCCTTGGCTTCTATTCATAATTGGCATCTGAAGCAGCTTGATGTTAACACAACTTTTCTTCATGGTGATCTTGATGAAGAAGTCTACATGGAACCTCCTCCTGGTCTTGATTTACCTCAACCTGGCATGGTCTGCAAGCTCACCAAGTCCTTATATGGATTGCGACAAACAAGTAGGCAATGGAATGCTAAGTTGACAGAAGTATTGATGCAACAAGTTTACATTCAATCCAAGGCTGATTATTCTCTTTTTACCAAAAGAGGAAATGCTTCATTTACAGTGATCTtggtttatgttgatgatttgatgttaacTGGCAATGACATAACTGAGATCAATTCCATCAAAACCTTATTGGATGACAAGTTCAGCATCAAAGACTTAGGTGATCTTAAGTATttccttggtcttgaagtgGCTAGGTCTAAGCAAGGTATTGCATTGTACCAAAGGAAGTATGCATTGGATCTTCTTGCTGATACAAGCTTGACAGCTACTAAGCCAGTAACCAGCCCTATGGATTCCACAGTTAAAATACATAAGGGTTCTGGGGAGAGACTACAAGATGTTAGCAGTTACAGAAGATTAATTGGTAGATTACTATATCTAACCAATACTCGAGCTGATATTACATTTGTTGTCCATCATCTTAGTCAGTTCCCAGATTGTGCTACTGATGTTCATTTTGAAGCAGCCTTAAGGATACTGAAATATGTCAAAGCAGCACCAGCAAAGAGACTCTTTTTCCCTTCTACTTCTTCTATCACACTGAAATGCTACAGTGATTCTGATTGGGGTGTTTGCATAGATACAAGGAGATCTGTCACTGGTTATTGTTTCTTCTTAGGCAACTCATTAATTTCCTGGTGAAGTAAGAAACAAACCACAGTTTCCAGGTCATCTAGTGAGGCAGAGTATAGAGCTTTATCACAGTCTAGCTGTGAAGCTTTATGGTTAACTTACCTGCTCAATGATTTGCATCCAAGCTCCTTGCAACCAGTGAGCATCTTTTGTGACAATCAATCTGCTCTACAGATTGTCAATAATCCAGTTAATCATGAAAGAACCAAACACATTGAAATGGATgttcatttcattagagataaGCTTCAGGAAGGATCCATACACTTGCTACCAGTTGGTTCAAAGGAACAAACAACTGATATATTCACAAAACCCCTCTCTTGTGGTCCATTTCAGCACTTGATCTCCAAGCTAGGAATGTTAGATATCCATTCTAGCTTGAGGGGGGGTATTGAGGAAGTTTTAATTAGTAGTTAGTTAGAAGTAATCTCAAGATTAGTTAGAGTCAGTTACACTTTCTGTTTTCAATTAGTTGAAACTTGTAATTGTGTGAGGCACTATATAAAGTCCTCTACTGTACAGAATAGTCAGTTTTTCATTAAATGAATTGCACAATTATATTTTCCACATATATTATGAGAGGAATTTGGTACACTAAAACAGATtttataaacaaataaaaaattaacaatcCACTTAAAATGAGATTGTTAAACACGTGATGTAAAAAAAAGTctcttaggctatgtttggatcgATGGTACATAATGGAGCGGAGCGGAACGGAATATAATGGAATGGAATAGAGCGGAACGGAATGAAGCAAAGATCTCATTCCCCTGTTTGGATATTTTTTGATGGAACGGAACAAAGTTACCACTCCACTGTTTGGATAACGAACGGAGCATAATGAGTTATAACTTTATTATTCCTATATTACCCTTATTATAAcatattaattttctttaaagTCCAAAATtctttcattaaaaatttgtcaacCGACAGATTTGCTCTTCAAATTTGCTTGCTTAATTCATGATAACTAATTTAGATCCATCCAGAGACTTGTACTAATAGTTGGTTGTATTTTAATTATCATGACTTAAAGATGCAGAAGCCTTGTTCATGTAGGTATAAAATCAACATCTGTTTTTCtcaagaaaataacatatgAATGCTAATTTTTTAACCGCAAAGCAATTGATTATGAATTCTCAGTGACCAATATACATTGCTTTAACAAAGTATACAAACACACATTGCAAGGAAAGAATACAATGGACAGTGCATTTGAAAACCCTTGTTTTCATTCAATGGCTGTTGAGATGCTGAGAAGGAACATGAAAGAATATATTTCAATTCCATCAACGTGGCTGCCAATTTTTTTCTAACGTGAAGGCAGAAATTTAGGTCACAACTTGCAGGAGTTATGGAGTGAGGTTATTAGGGGTAAAATagtatttttcataatttaattaatggtCAGTTTTCCTTTCCATCCAATTTGGGGGGAGCAAATATGAGGGAAACCAATGGAGCATGATGGAGCTTGGACCATTACTTACCACTCCCTTCCAtcctattttaaataaaacaaacaatgaAGCCTTCACTCCTTCCACTCCACTCCACTCCTTCCCCTCCCTCAATCCAAACAGACCCTTTGGCCTCGTTCGAGGTGGTTTTtggttttatgttttgaaattttaaaaaactaaaactagttttcagttttataaatactatttttgttttttgtggttttgagTTTTAAAACATTGGTGCTAACTTTGTAAATTCATAATAGTCACAACAATTATAAATTTTGTGAATTCACAACAATGGGTGGTAGTGACGACACGATAATATAGGGGCCGAATAGCAGCGGTGATAGAGTTTTGATGTTACCTAACGACGGTGACAGTGGCGAGTGGCGACTATGGTTGTGGTGGCAGAAGCGACAGTGGTGGCGGAGGTGGGGGCTGTGACCGCGTTGGGGATGGTGATGCTAGTGGAAGTAGTAGtgcaggtggtggtgatggtggaggtgaTTGTAGTGACAATGAAGGTGTGGTGGTGGAGAGGATGTTACCCGGTGTTCGTGATGATGATAGTGGTGGCAACGacatggtggttgtggtggttaCAGTCGGCAGCGGTGGTGGAGTTGGAAGTGGTGGTattggagggtggtggtggtagtgacaACGATAGGAGTAGTGGTGACGATGgggtggaggtggtggcggcgcaTGTGAATGGTGAAGGGTGGTGGGGCGGTGGTGAGGTGGTAGTGGCAGTGAAGGGTGATGGTGGCGATAGTGACACGGGTGGAGGATGCatgtggagatggtggcggtggagattggcgatggtggtggaggcagtggcggtggtgatgaTGGAAGTGACACGGATGGAGGATGCatgtggtgatgatggtggtggcggcgatggtggtggcggcggtggtggtgaaggtggttgtggtggtgatgACGATGGGTGACGATGGTGATGAAGTTACTTGttattgaaacaaaaaatcataaTCACAAAACCATATTTCGTGGTTTTGAAAAACAGGCtaaagcggttttgaaaatcaataaAAACCCACTTCAGCTCCATTTTGGCCGAACAcgttttgttttcaaaattgcatttaaaaattaaaaactgaaaattggCAACTACCCCAAACGAGCCCTTAAACACTTGATGCATGTCAACGTTATTACACCccttatttttattattctgATCAACTATAGGTAAATTTTACTGCAAAAATCTTTCCCACCAAATGGGAGCTCTCaattcattatatatatatatatatatatatatatcaatgtaattttattttataaggcACTCTCTATTCCTAATTGTAAGATTTTCTTTGAGACAATCATGTTtgttaagaaaatatataataaacttaattaattaagatggatataaaaaaaatatacaatctTCTATAGTTACTCTTGATTAATTACATATTGAATAGTGTTGAAGAAAATTaacaatcaaaattttaaaattataaaaatttaataaatgcaAGGATGCATATGGAAAAAAGTGACAAATTATTCCAAAACTAGGAATGAAGGGAGTATCTCATCACAACTAGAAGTTATAAGACACTTTTAAAAAGATTTGGGTCATCTCCGGCCAAATCTACTCCAGCCCCCTCCAATCACATCCTAtccattgattttaaatttaagggtcataattaatttggagtgtgagattaattatttatatttttactgtgCTATCCATTTATACACAAGCTGCAGTGCATCCGTGGGAGAGAGTTTTGTTTCCCTCTTAAAACTCTAAAATCACATTTAGTGGATAAGACTCCCAATAAATTCTTCTTGATGTAATTGAAGCCTCCAACTATCGACAGTACTCTGACCAACATTAGCTCTGCGTATTGTTTGTCACTTTTTCTAACGAAACACACTTTTCCTACCAAATGGCAGCTCTCAATTCGTTACAATGCAGTTTTCTTAGAACTCTATTGGAAATATAGTTCCTCATGGCAAGAACTTGCTTGGTCAATATTGATAAACAATTACAGATCACATATAGTTGTAACATGGCTCCATCCTCCACATGCATGTAGCAAAAACAGTAACAACAATACATATTTGTTAATTCACCTTTTTTCCATAGAAGTAGTGTGGTCTAGAAACCTTCCTGAAATGGCTGTAGCAAGTGCGGCTGTAAAATTAGGATCTCTTGTCAAAGAAGAAGCCATTTGTTGAACTAAAAACTGCTGGATAGAAGATGGTGACTTTTGAGCATTGTGATTGTCAACTAATCTTGACTGGATCAAGTCAAGCGTAAAAGTTGGACCTATCCTCGGATTCATGAGAGTGGGTGAGGAAGCTGTAGGAACTGAACCTGAAGTTTCACTTTGGCTTGAACACAGTGATATTTCAGCTTGATGATGCGCATGATTGTGCTCTCCTTCATAAGTTGTTACCAATATGGTAGGGTCTTCTACACTTCTTTGCACCTATATTAACATATGATCATCATGATCATAAAAGTGATCACTATTTCAGATGATGTCTATTAGCATAGTTAGATTAACTGATTTTTATATTGGGAATCAAATTTGACACTCAGGAATAAGCTTCTAGCCACAATTAATTGGGTTTTCACTTTAAAATGGttgaatatgttttttttttcctgtataAATTATTGACTTTGgttcttcaaattcttttctttgaAACACATTTCAAAGATTGGGAGGGTCAATACTTAAAAGAAAAAGTTATTTTGAATGATTAGTTCAAATGCATTTCTAAAATTTGGAGATATATTtcaaaagaaatattttaaatattggcTGAAATTAATAATTCACTATTTTCCCATCTTAAAATCAGCTGTAgagtaattttaaaatatgcaTTGTATCTACAATTTGTGAACACCACTTTTGACGACACACCTACAACTTGTGATGTTTTGCAGAGTTATATTTTTCCTAACTCTGAAATTGGTGGCCGCTAGAAACCTTTCACAAATTTCAGCTGGTGTTGTCGAGTGTGTGTCCATCAAAAGCGGTGCATGCCCATCGATcgattatttttttcatatcttGTATACAATCAAGAGTTCTGATTTATTcacatatcatttttttttttcatttcatgttcactttatttatctttttatcCATCTCTTCTCTCATATCACGTCGTTCATCGAATCTTCCATTCTTCTCTATTTTCACTTGGTGTGTGTTTTAAAATTGTGAATCGAACTTTAATATTCTATAATCAAGAACAACAAAGTTTTGTGTCAATTACCTTCTTCTTGACAGGGCAGCTAGGGGCGTAAGAGCACTTGAAGTAAGCCCTAGGAGAGGGGTTATCTCTGGTAACTTTCTGACCATATTTTCTCCACTGATATCCATCTCTCACATACTTCAATAcccaaaaacacaaataaattaataatcctTAGTCAGTACTTGCAATTAACCTGAGAAACTTTACTCATAAGCCCAAATGCTACACAAATATATATGGTAAATAAGATTGAACTTACTAAGCTGGTATCAGATGCTTCAGTCCGAACAAGAACCTTGGAAACCTTTGGCGAAGTGCTAGGCCTTTTGAATATTGTATTCTCCTCCTCAGTAATGGTGCTGCACTCAGTATAGCCACTGCTACCATAAACAAACAGATTCTCAGCCTTTCTCTTCCGCGATGGTATCCCTGCTTCTTTTTCAAAATCATCCGGGCTGTTACTGTTGAGTTGGGCTAAATGTTTTTGCATGGTGAGATAGTTGTCGCATATGTGGTTCAGCGTCTCAGTTAACCTcttattctcactattcagacgCTCTAACTCTTCAACCAAAACCGAAACGTCAACAACTGTGTCCCAAGAAGGAGCAACGTTGAGGTTCAGAGAAGTGTCCACCACGCTGCAGGTTGTTGGTTCCATAGAAGAAGAATTAAGTAATACAGAAACTAAGTAATTAAAATATAGAGTTGAAGCAAAAATTGTACTCCTGTGAAGTGTGAGATGAAAGGATGGAAATATGGAGTAATAATTAAAGGAGTGGCTGTGAAGTGTGAGATGAAAGGATGGAAATAAATATGTAGAGAGATGCGTGGAGAGACTTGTCTGAGAGAGGAAGGAAAGTAGCAGGAAAATGAGGGTGAGATAGCAGTCATAATCTCCTACAGTTTCGTCGTGTCAATCATAAACACACACGCATTCAACACAGAAAGGAAGGAAAATGATTAATTATTCTATATTTCTATTTGTCTATTTAATTTTACATTAACTCGTTTCCATCAATCTAGAGGAATTCGCGAATGTCGTGTTGGTTGGCTATGATGACTAAAGTAAAATTTATCTCGTCCAACAGTTGGCTGAGCAAAAACATGCCCAACATAATTAAACACTAAAAAGTCGGCCAAACATAGTCATTATATCTTCAAGTTCTGTACAATGACTCCATTAAGGCCAAGTATCTCAAACACATGTCATATATATTGCGCCTTATAAATACATGTTTGGTTGCTTAATTACATAAACATTACTCATTTTACGTACTCGTTGAATATTCTTAAGACtttgagtttctctctctaatttACAAGCACTTTAAGCATCATAGTCCCTTTAGTTTGCAGGTACATTTAATTTTTTGCTCCTTCATGGACGTTTCACATATCACCGTGCCTACGGAGTTCAAACTTTATCAACTACACAAAAAGGAGAACTCACCAACaaggggtaaatagccaagttggtccttgaatgtgtcaaccgccttcaagttggtccctaaacttctaaaatgcctCCCGCAGTCCTTAAATGTAGCAAACTCCTTCACGGTAGTCCCTGGTTTAAAAAAAGTTGACGGACGTTAACGGAGTGctgacatgattttttttttgtatatgcTGAAGCTACGTGGcaccaaaaaataataaaataaaatagttaaataaataaataaacaacttCAGTAAATAAAAAACTTCAACCCTAAATTAGAGCTTCATCATCTcatagttcttcatcatcaCATCAACACTACATCAGAACCTCCTTCCATTTTGCTTCAAAATCTAAATGGGTCGCTGCTTCAGCAAAGCCACAACCCAAAATCCACAAAACCAAAACTATTTGAAGAACCAGCAGCAACCCCATGTGAGATCTCACTCCCCAAATCAAATTCAACCCATGAAGAACCCCCACCACCGCTAGAAGAGGAGTCAGTGAAGGAGGTTCTTTCTGAAACACCCATTTCCAAGCATGAATCAGCACCACCATCTTCCTCCGCCGTCAAGCCCGACCATTCAACCATCGTattcaacatcaacatcatatcTAAAACACTCACGTGGCCTCCACGAACCATTGCTTGCAGATCTGGATGAAGTTGTTGTGGTAAATGGGTTATGGATTCAATTTTTCTAGTTTTTGGCCTTCTGGGTTCATTTTGTATGGGTTATGAGTCATAAATCAGAGGGGAACATGGTTCTGGATTCAATTTTTATGAGTCATGTGTTCAATTATTTATGGAACAGAGATTCTGAAGATAAAAAACTGGGGTTTAGGAAGGAGATTTGGGTTGGGAGAGGAGGATGAAAGTGGAATTGAGACCACCAGATAAACATCGCCGTCCTCCGTTTTCTTTTCCGATTTGAAGCTCAGATTTGAGGTGCTGACAAATTAACATGAAAATTGACATTGGGTTGTTGCGTAGCGTATGGCTCTGTCTATCTATGAATCAGTGCTTTACAATTGCAATTGTGGTTTCGTGGTTCTTCAATCCTGGTTTTGTGATTCCACAACGTTGCAGTTTCTAGCTTCGGTTTTGTTTGATTTTGTGCATGAAGAACAAAAAGGTCTcgtgctttgttggatttttAAAATGCCACTTATATACAATGCTATTCTTATATCCTGAGATTGAGTTGTGATGAGAGAGGTGTTGTAGAATAGAGGAGAAGAATTGAAAAAATTATGGGTTTGATTTTAATAGGagaagatgatttttttttttttttgaacttgaagaagatgaatttaATATTAGAAAAGTTTAggggttttaaattttttttctggaATTAATCTTTTTTGGGAAGGCttcaaggactaaattgaagtctTTCCAAACTTTCCCAATGTTCATATGCCACATAAGCTtcagtatttaaaaaaaaattccaggtcACACTTCCGTTAACGTCCGTCTGCCTTTTTTAAGTCAGGGACTAGCGTGAAGGGGTTTtaccacattcagggaccacgggatacattttagaagtttagggatcAAGTTGAAGGCGgctgacacattcagggaccaacttggctatttaccccacCAACAAGTCTCAAATCTCAACAGAGTTGTCACCAACAAGTCTCAAATCTCAACAGAGTTGGCTAGCTAAATTTCTTAAACATTTAATTGAGAATATAATTTAATATCTAGACGTGGTGCATGGAAAATAAATTATATCTCATCTCAATCTCAATCTATTATGAGAATACATCGATAAtactagcttatagcttatttgactagcttaaaagctcttcaaaagtgtttggtgaagaagcttatttcagtagcttaaagctttaagctataagctatctcaggtagcttatagcttaaggcttatagcttattaaatttattctcatttttatctttattattttattaaaatttcatcATTATCCTTAtacatttataaaaacactaaacttatttccccctcacacttacgtatgcagttcccGCCACCATTTCCGCCACACCAttgcgcaccacaagtattaaaaatattatattaatatgataaataacttgagttaataaaaatatttaaagtgataataattttaatattaatagcatataggtattaatgtgaaaataaagtaatgttaaatataaaaataattatacaagtatgtcattttacaacttcagcttgtttaacatctaattttaccaaacacttttgtttcaatcacgtaacttttcagctttcagctagcttatcaactttcagctatcagctagcttataagcttttaGCAAgcttttcaactttcaactagcttattagctaaacatgtgAAACATAACTTTAGACTGAATAACAGTTTGTAGCTGAAataattgtttttgtttttcttttacaaTTCCAGAGTGCATGAACCATAATTTCATCCAGTTTGGTCAATCACATCTTTTTCTAGTAAGGAAATTAAAGTctaacctaatatgcaccatttttatgtggtgtaattttacaccacctactttgactgagtatagcaggtcaacacattatattttttaaaaaaaaacattattaaaaatttgttatatattaaatatctttaaaaaaaatgtgttaatcTGTTATAGtaagttaaaaaaagtggtctaaaattagaccactttaaaagtggtccacattaggggtcaccGGAAATTAAAAGGCAAGTTGATGGTGCATTTTAAGATTTGGAAGTTTTCCCATTGACTGCAACATTATCTCATTGACTCCAACGTGTCCTGTCAGATTTCTGTAACTACAGCATTTAATTAAGTCTACATGGCTTATCTTGCACTTTTTGTGATTCCTTTCTCCTTTGTACTTCTAATTGGTCCAGCAATTTATTCAACCTCCTCTAGATTGATCGTTAAAATCCAAATCTCATATCCTTCCAAGTTCCAAACATCATAAACATATTGTcacaaacaaatatttttattgaacttACAAATCATAAGTTTTTAGAAAATTACAATTTGCAATATATATTTGGAGAGCCATTAATTTTAACATTAGGGTGGAAACAAGTTACTCGTCaggaacatgttgccttgctCATCAAAAGTCTATTCTAACCCTGAATCATTTATTTAAAATGTcaagcttaattttttttttttctaaaaatactGATTAACTAAAAAGGCAGATCCATACTAAAAAAAAGTATTTCAATCACCtctaaagtaaaaaataaaacatttgtGGTCAGGGATATCACCACCATATCCCGAGCCTGCAGATTAGTCACATGAGACATCTTTCCCCGTGAAGATTGGTGGCTAAAGGaccaaaaaatactaaaaaagtATGTTTGATCTGATAGGCTCGCTTATTTACCTGTAATtgttaatataaataaatataatatctatttaattaattttttaaaactcataattttttattcctTTTGAAAAGGGACAATGATGTGTAGAAGAAAAGACTTATTAACCTGCTAGCATATTAACCCATTGCTTTATTGTGGTCCGTTTAAAAGTTACATTTCCTATTAAATAGACATGTAAACAAACTAGTAAGTAGATCAGTTCGCCTAAAACGTCAGACGAAACCTTAAAATTTGAACGTAGACCAAGCTTGGGTCACACGAAACTTGACATGATGAGCTATTTTTACACCTATT
This is a stretch of genomic DNA from Lotus japonicus ecotype B-129 chromosome 1, LjGifu_v1.2. It encodes these proteins:
- the LOC130726363 gene encoding probable WRKY transcription factor 40, encoding MEPTTCSVVDTSLNLNVAPSWDTVVDVSVLVEELERLNSENKRLTETLNHICDNYLTMQKHLAQLNSNSPDDFEKEAGIPSRKRKAENLFVYGSSGYTECSTITEEENTIFKRPSTSPKVSKVLVRTEASDTSLYVRDGYQWRKYGQKVTRDNPSPRAYFKCSYAPSCPVKKKVQRSVEDPTILVTTYEGEHNHAHHQAEISLCSSQSETSGSVPTASSPTLMNPRIGPTFTLDLIQSRLVDNHNAQKSPSSIQQFLVQQMASSLTRDPNFTAALATAISGRFLDHTTSMEKR